A segment of the Microbacterium luteolum genome:
GAGTCGCGGGAGATCGAGTCGTCGGCCTCCGAGATGATGCGTGGAGCGGAGATCGAGAACAGTGGTGGCTGACACTCAGGCCGGTGCGCGGACCGACGGTTACGACTCCCGTGACGCCGAGCGCTTCTTCGCGGAGACGCACCGCTCCGAGCGCGACGATTTCGCCCGCGACCGCGCCCGTGTGCTGCACTCGGCGGCGCTGCGCCGCCTCGCCGCGAAGACGCAGGTCCTGAGCCCCGCGAGCACAGCCGACTTCGCGCGCAACCGCCTGACGCACTCGCTCGAGGTCGCGCAGGTCGGTCGCGAGCTCGCCACGGCCCTCGGCGTCTCGGCCGACGTCGTCGACACGGCCTGCCTGAGCCACGACCTCGGCCATCCGCCGTTCGGCCACAACGGCGAGCGCGCGCTCAACGAGTGGGCCGAGAACATCGGCGGGTTCGAGGGCAACGCCCAGTCGTTGCGCATCCTGACGCGGCTCGAAGCCAAGGTCCTCGACGACGACGACCACTCGGTCGGACTCAACCTCACGCGGGCGAGTCTCGACGCGACGTGCAAGTACCCCTGGACCGTCGACAGCCCGGTCCCCGATCCGGGCGGTCGACTCAAGTTCGGCGTCTACCCCGAGGACGAGGCCGTGTTCCGGTGGATGCGCGAAGGCGCCCCCGGGCGCCTCCGCTGCATCGAGGCCGAGATCATGGATCTCTCCGACGACATCGCGTACTCCGTGCATGACTTCGAGGACGCGATCGTCAACGGCTACGTCGACGTCGCCCAGCTCGCGGATCCGCGCGGTCACGATGCCCTCGTCGGCCGCATCCAGCAGTGGGTCGGCTACGACTTCACCCGTGACGAGCTCGCCGACGCCCTCTACCGGCTGGCGTCGCAGTCGATGTGGCTCCCGTCCTTCGACCGGTCGCGTCAGGCCCTCGCCCGTCTGAAGAACCTGACCAGCGATCTGATCGGGCGCTTCGCGCGTGCCTCCGTCTCGGCCACCCGCGACGCGTATGGCGGCAGCAATCTCGTGCGTTACAACGCCCACGTCGTCGTGCCCCGTGTCGTGGAGGCGGAGATCGCGGTGCTCAAGGGCATCATGGGACAGGCGATCGTCACGATCGATGCGCGCAAGGGCGTCTACAAGGAGCAGCGGCGTGTGCTGAAGAGGCTCGCCGACTCGCTGTGGTCGACCGATGCACTCTGGTCGGCGGGGGCCGACGTGCTCGAGCCCGCGTTCGCGGCGGACTTCGTCGCCGCGGTCGACGATGCCGAGCGCGCACGGGTCGTGGTCGACCAGATCGCGAGCCTCACCGATCAGAGCGCGATCGACTGGCACAACCGTCTGGTGGGCGAGATCGACCCCGCCGAGGTCGGCATCTGGACGCCG
Coding sequences within it:
- a CDS encoding deoxyguanosinetriphosphate triphosphohydrolase: MVADTQAGARTDGYDSRDAERFFAETHRSERDDFARDRARVLHSAALRRLAAKTQVLSPASTADFARNRLTHSLEVAQVGRELATALGVSADVVDTACLSHDLGHPPFGHNGERALNEWAENIGGFEGNAQSLRILTRLEAKVLDDDDHSVGLNLTRASLDATCKYPWTVDSPVPDPGGRLKFGVYPEDEAVFRWMREGAPGRLRCIEAEIMDLSDDIAYSVHDFEDAIVNGYVDVAQLADPRGHDALVGRIQQWVGYDFTRDELADALYRLASQSMWLPSFDRSRQALARLKNLTSDLIGRFARASVSATRDAYGGSNLVRYNAHVVVPRVVEAEIAVLKGIMGQAIVTIDARKGVYKEQRRVLKRLADSLWSTDALWSAGADVLEPAFAADFVAAVDDAERARVVVDQIASLTDQSAIDWHNRLVGEIDPAEVGIWTPRHARARAGAHAERRPVAEGVG